In Methanothermus fervidus DSM 2088, a single genomic region encodes these proteins:
- a CDS encoding Histone deacetylase (COGs: COG0123 Deacetylase including yeast histone deacetylase and acetoin utilization protein~InterPro IPR000286~KEGG: mth:MTH1194 acetylpolyamine aminohydolase~PFAM: histone deacetylase superfamily~PRIAM: Histone deacetylase~SPTR: O27262 Uncharacterized protein MTH_1194~PFAM: Histone deacetylase domain): MSIIYSKKYNLHNNPNHIENKNRTEAILNILHEKGIIKHLEVYKPKRAKIDDLKKVHELHYINYIKEFCKKGGGYLDFDTYATSYTYDVASLAAGGAIEASKLIINGKKWVYSISRPPGHHATKNKAMGFCIFNNLAIGLENLRNKFKNFLILDFDLHYGNGTAEIYYEDPSVLYISIHQDPKTIFPSCGFIDEIGKNEGEGYNINIPMPPNSDDNDYIWILSEIIPPIIDDFKPEIILIEAGFDAHKRDPLGSINLTEKFYAWIAKFLRKFNLPIMCVLEGGYNLKALKYSNLMFILYSNPELLGMDQFSNLRILDGFKEPKKVKIRVKKLYSEIKSIISNFFKI; encoded by the coding sequence ATGTCAATAATATATAGTAAAAAATATAATCTTCATAACAATCCAAATCATATCGAAAATAAAAATAGAACTGAGGCAATATTAAATATTTTACATGAAAAGGGAATTATTAAGCATTTGGAAGTATATAAACCAAAAAGGGCAAAAATCGATGACTTAAAAAAAGTTCACGAACTTCATTATATTAATTACATAAAGGAATTTTGTAAGAAAGGAGGAGGCTATTTAGACTTTGATACATATGCCACATCCTATACATATGATGTTGCTTCTCTGGCTGCTGGTGGAGCAATAGAAGCATCAAAATTAATAATAAATGGTAAAAAGTGGGTATATTCCATATCAAGACCACCGGGACACCATGCAACAAAAAATAAGGCCATGGGTTTTTGTATTTTTAATAATTTGGCAATAGGACTTGAAAATTTGAGAAATAAATTTAAAAATTTTTTAATATTGGATTTCGACCTTCATTATGGTAATGGAACAGCGGAAATATATTATGAAGATCCTAGCGTCTTATACATTTCCATACATCAAGATCCTAAAACAATATTTCCTAGCTGCGGATTTATAGATGAAATTGGTAAAAATGAAGGAGAAGGATATAATATAAATATCCCCATGCCTCCTAACTCTGATGATAATGATTACATATGGATATTAAGTGAAATTATCCCACCAATAATCGATGATTTTAAGCCAGAAATAATATTAATAGAGGCAGGTTTTGATGCACACAAAAGGGATCCTTTAGGTAGTATTAATTTAACTGAAAAATTTTACGCATGGATCGCCAAATTCCTTAGAAAATTTAATTTACCTATTATGTGCGTGTTAGAGGGGGGCTATAATTTAAAAGCATTAAAATATTCAAATTTAATGTTTATATTATATTCAAATCCTGAATTATTGGGGATGGATCAGTTTTCAAATTTGAGAATTTTGGATGGATTTAAAGAACCTAAAAAAGTTAAAATAAGAGTTAAAAAATTATATTCTGAAATAAAAAGTATTATATCCAATTTTTTCAAAATATAG
- a CDS encoding transcriptional regulator, AsnC family (COGs: COG1522 Transcriptional regulators~InterPro IPR000485: IPR019888: IPR019885: IPR011008: IPR 001845: IPR019887: IPR011991~KEGG: mth:MTH1193 transcriptional regulator~PFAM: Transcription regulator, AsnC-type-like; regulatory protein ArsR~SMART: Transcription regulator, AsnC-type~SPTR: O27261 Transcriptional regulator~PFAM: HTH domain; AsnC family) encodes MSPKNKNNVMLDKIDKKIINLLNNDGRMSYREISRKLNISVGTVHNRIKKLMDKGVIKKFMPVIDHSKLGYDLTVIIGIKAKSGFLEDLKSYSSNKNILCIYDVTGEFDVVIIARFKNTSELDNFIKNLLKEPKVVRTYTQIVLNVVKENMNSCEILEGNS; translated from the coding sequence ATGTCTCCAAAAAATAAAAACAACGTTATGTTGGATAAGATAGATAAAAAAATAATAAATTTGCTAAATAACGATGGAAGAATGTCTTACCGAGAAATATCAAGAAAATTAAATATTTCAGTTGGCACTGTACATAACAGAATTAAAAAACTGATGGATAAAGGTGTAATAAAGAAGTTCATGCCAGTTATTGATCATTCAAAATTAGGTTATGATCTCACAGTCATTATAGGTATAAAAGCAAAAAGTGGGTTTTTAGAGGATCTAAAATCATATTCATCTAATAAGAATATATTGTGCATATATGATGTCACGGGAGAATTTGATGTTGTAATAATTGCTAGATTTAAAAATACTAGTGAATTAGATAATTTTATTAAAAATTTACTTAAAGAGCCAAAAGTTGTACGCACATATACACAAATTGTACTAAATGTTGTAAAGGAAAACATGAATTCATGTGAAATATTGGAGGGCAATAGTTAG
- a CDS encoding hydrogenase nickel insertion protein HypA (COGs: COG0375 Zn finger protein HypA/HybF (possibly regulating hydrogenase expression)~InterPro IPR000688~KEGG: mth:MTH783 hydrogenase nickel incorporation protein~PFAM: hydrogenase expression/synthesis HypA~SPTR: O26876 Probable hydrogenase nickel incorporation protein hypA~TIGRFAM: hydrogenase nickel insertion protein HypA~PFAM: Hydrogenase expression/synthesis hypA family~TIGRFAM: hydrogenase nickel insertion protein HypA): MHEVSMANAIVETVINSAKKNNANKILEVKIEVGELTLLNPEQLKFCLETLSKDTILENTKFKIQKNPARISCNCCGYEGKVKIDDNSDHYLAFVSCPKCGCMDIKILSGRECNVKSIKIEKGD; encoded by the coding sequence ATGCATGAAGTCTCAATGGCAAATGCTATTGTTGAAACTGTAATTAATTCTGCCAAAAAAAATAATGCTAATAAAATTTTAGAAGTGAAGATCGAAGTTGGTGAATTAACATTGTTAAATCCAGAACAGCTAAAATTTTGCCTTGAAACTTTAAGTAAGGATACTATTCTAGAAAATACAAAGTTTAAAATACAAAAAAATCCTGCAAGAATTTCTTGTAATTGCTGTGGTTATGAAGGTAAGGTAAAAATAGATGATAATTCAGATCACTATTTGGCATTTGTTTCCTGTCCTAAATGTGGATGTATGGATATAAAAATACTTTCAGGAAGAGAATGCAATGTAAAGAGTATAAAAATTGAGAAGGGGGATTAA
- a CDS encoding hydrogenase accessory protein HypB (COGs: COG0378 Ni2+-binding GTPase involved in regulation of expression and maturation of urease and hydrogenase~InterPro IPR012202: IPR004392: IPR003495~KEGG: mth:MTH782 hydrogenase expression/formation protein HypB~PFAM: cobalamin synthesis protein P47K~SPTR: O26875 Hydrogenase expression/formation protein HypB~TIGRFAM: hydrogenase accessory protein HypB~PFAM: CobW/HypB/UreG, nucleotide-binding domain~TIGRFAM: urease accessory protein UreG; hydrogenase accessory protein HypB) yields MHKIAEVEVEKDIIMANKKLARKNQRLLNQKNVFAIDVLGAIGSGKTALIEKLIEKMNKKIAVIAGDVVSKYDAKRIEKLNVPVVGVNTGKECHLDAHLVEHALEEIPLDEIEVLFIENVGNLICPVDFELGSHLRMVVISTSEGDDIIKKHPHIFKEADIVVINKIDIAEFVGSDINKMVKDVKKLNPTAKVIKTSVKTGEGIDDVKNAILEFMGK; encoded by the coding sequence ATGCATAAAATAGCTGAGGTAGAGGTAGAAAAGGATATAATAATGGCAAATAAAAAATTAGCAAGGAAAAACCAACGTTTATTAAATCAAAAAAATGTTTTTGCCATCGATGTCCTAGGAGCCATTGGTTCTGGAAAAACAGCTCTAATTGAAAAATTGATAGAAAAAATGAACAAAAAAATTGCTGTTATAGCAGGAGATGTCGTAAGTAAATATGATGCCAAAAGAATTGAAAAACTTAATGTACCAGTGGTGGGTGTGAACACTGGTAAGGAATGTCATTTAGATGCCCATTTAGTTGAACATGCACTAGAAGAAATACCTTTAGATGAAATTGAAGTATTGTTTATTGAAAATGTAGGAAACTTAATCTGTCCTGTAGATTTTGAATTGGGATCACATCTAAGAATGGTCGTGATAAGCACTTCTGAAGGAGATGACATAATAAAAAAACATCCTCATATATTTAAAGAGGCTGACATTGTAGTAATAAATAAGATAGATATCGCAGAATTTGTAGGTTCTGACATAAATAAGATGGTTAAAGATGTGAAAAAACTTAATCCTACTGCCAAAGTTATTAAAACTTCTGTAAAAACTGGTGAAGGTATAGACGATGTAAAGAATGCAATACTTGAATTTATGGGCAAATAA
- a CDS encoding protein of unknown function DUF354 (COGs: COG1817 conserved hypothetical protein~InterPro IPR007152~KEGG: mth:MTH781 hypothetical protein~PFAM: protein of unknown function DUF354~SPTR: O26874 Conserved protein~PFAM: Protein of unknown function (DUF354)), with the protein MKVWIDITNTPHVRFFKKIIEHLEKNGEEVIITTRKLHGIHELLKEFGFEFISIGKHKATLKDKLIESTYRAYRLSKLISKLKPDVAVSKHSIELPRVAFGLKIPIVYVLDNEHAIEANKLTLPLCETIILPKVINVWDIIKCGADPNSLVRYNGTSEILHFEDHEYDENILEKLGIERNKDHIILMRPEPIKASYFKASHDTSILIPVIEKLRDYADILVLPRSEKQKKMFEKQGVVVLKPPIDTFSLIKKCDLMIGAGGTMNREAALLGTPVISCYPGKILAVDKFYIEKGLMYHSLDPKKIVELALKLLGDKPKKIKLETDNLFKIIINKIYEACEN; encoded by the coding sequence ATGAAAGTATGGATTGACATAACAAACACACCGCATGTAAGATTTTTCAAAAAAATAATAGAACATTTAGAAAAAAATGGAGAAGAAGTTATAATAACTACACGTAAACTTCATGGAATACATGAATTACTTAAAGAATTTGGCTTTGAATTTATATCAATAGGTAAACATAAAGCAACATTAAAAGATAAATTGATAGAAAGTACATATAGAGCTTATAGGTTATCAAAATTAATATCAAAATTAAAACCAGATGTAGCCGTGTCCAAACATTCTATAGAACTTCCAAGAGTTGCTTTTGGTCTTAAAATACCTATAGTATATGTACTAGATAACGAACATGCAATAGAAGCTAATAAACTTACTTTACCTCTTTGTGAAACTATAATACTACCTAAAGTAATAAATGTCTGGGATATAATAAAATGTGGAGCAGATCCTAATTCTTTAGTTAGATATAATGGAACTTCAGAAATTTTACATTTTGAAGATCATGAATATGATGAGAATATATTGGAAAAATTAGGAATAGAAAGAAATAAAGACCATATTATTTTAATGCGGCCAGAACCAATAAAAGCATCTTATTTTAAAGCTAGTCATGATACATCAATATTGATACCTGTAATTGAAAAATTAAGAGATTATGCTGACATACTTGTGTTGCCAAGATCTGAAAAACAAAAAAAGATGTTTGAAAAACAAGGCGTAGTGGTTTTAAAACCACCTATAGATACATTTAGTTTAATAAAAAAATGTGATCTGATGATCGGAGCAGGAGGCACTATGAACCGTGAAGCAGCTTTATTAGGTACTCCAGTAATTTCATGTTATCCAGGAAAAATATTAGCTGTAGATAAATTTTATATAGAAAAGGGGCTCATGTACCACTCTTTAGATCCTAAAAAAATTGTAGAGTTAGCATTAAAATTACTTGGTGACAAACCCAAAAAAATCAAATTGGAAACAGACAATCTCTTTAAAATAATAATAAATAAAATTTATGAAGCATGTGAAAATTAA
- a CDS encoding Deoxyribonuclease V (COGs: COG1515 Deoxyinosine 3'endonuclease (endonuclease V)~InterPro IPR007581~KEGG: cyh:Cyan8802_0299 deoxyribonuclease V~PFAM: Endonuclease V~PRIAM: Deoxyribonuclease V~SPTR: C7QU24 Deoxyribonuclease V~PFAM: Endonuclease V), producing the protein MISYRLLDELANIQSNLSKKVIRKNYLDEVNTVAGVDVSFSVNNFAVSAAVIVDFNDLKIIEKKTEITNLFFPYISGFLGFREADAIISVIKKLKNNFDVLVVDGNGILHPRRFGLASHVGVLLDIPSIGVAKKLIRGAKVKNNKIFYQGEVLGVKVGDVYVSVGHKVSLKTCEQIISKLIRYKVPEPVRLAHILATNTAKNLKVKKRNIYI; encoded by the coding sequence ATGATAAGTTATAGATTGTTGGATGAGTTAGCAAATATACAGTCCAATCTTTCAAAAAAGGTTATAAGGAAAAATTATTTAGATGAAGTTAATACAGTTGCCGGAGTAGATGTATCATTCTCTGTAAATAATTTTGCAGTTTCTGCTGCAGTTATAGTTGATTTTAACGATTTAAAAATTATTGAAAAAAAGACAGAAATAACTAATTTATTTTTTCCATATATTTCTGGCTTTTTAGGATTTAGGGAGGCAGATGCTATAATATCTGTAATTAAAAAATTAAAAAATAATTTTGATGTGTTAGTTGTGGATGGAAATGGAATATTACATCCAAGACGTTTTGGACTTGCTTCTCATGTTGGAGTTTTATTAGATATCCCAAGTATAGGTGTAGCAAAAAAATTGATAAGAGGTGCAAAAGTAAAGAATAATAAAATATTTTATCAAGGTGAAGTTTTAGGAGTAAAAGTGGGAGATGTGTATGTGAGTGTAGGACATAAAGTGTCTCTTAAGACCTGTGAACAAATAATTTCAAAATTAATTAGGTATAAAGTACCTGAACCAGTAAGATTGGCACATATCTTAGCAACAAACACCGCAAAAAATTTAAAAGTAAAAAAACGTAATATTTATATTTAG
- a CDS encoding FAD-dependent pyridine nucleotide-disulfide oxidoreductase (COGs: COG1251 NAD(P)H-nitrite reductase~InterPro IPR013027: IPR016156: IPR004099~KEGG: mth:MTH1354 NADH oxidase~PFAM: FAD-dependent pyridine nucleotide-disulphide oxidoreductase; pyridine nucleotide-disulphide oxidoreductase dimerisation region~SPTR: O27407 NADH oxidase~PFAM: Pyridine nucleotide-disulphide oxidoreductase; Pyridine nucleotide-disulphide oxidoreductase, dimerisation domain), with translation MRVVIIGSGAGGLSTASNIRKYNKEIEIIVITKDKYVAYSPCAIPYVLSGKIKSFDEIIMHDIEYYLDKDINILTETEVIEISPTKNLIKYKRLDDTKIKELKYDYLVIATGGIPAVPPIPGVNLEGVFTVRTLEDGIKIKKWAENCEHATVIGAGLIGIEMAYGLKHLIPEVDIIEMASQVVPRSLDPEMAKIIQKYLEKLGVNVLVGKTVKKIIGEKRVNAVKLNNKKINTDMVLLATGVKPNISLAKKAGIKIGKWGIKVNEKMQTSVRNIYAVGDCVEVKDFITGENTLSPLGSTAVRQAKVAAKNIIGKKCRFRPVLNAMVSRIGNLEFGSVGMTEINAKYHNIEAVCGMSKALTRARYYPGAERIYVKIVCNKDGKIIGCQVIAKEGVSERIDAMSIAISQHLKCSDLCEMEFSYAPPLSTVVDPFVPACEEIVEKLQNG, from the coding sequence ATGAGAGTGGTCATAATTGGCAGTGGTGCAGGTGGGTTATCCACAGCTTCTAATATAAGAAAATACAACAAAGAAATCGAAATAATAGTTATCACAAAAGATAAATATGTTGCTTATTCTCCTTGTGCAATACCTTATGTCCTCTCAGGGAAAATAAAAAGCTTTGATGAAATTATAATGCATGATATCGAATATTATTTGGATAAAGATATTAATATATTAACTGAAACAGAAGTAATTGAAATTTCACCTACTAAGAACTTAATTAAATATAAAAGACTTGATGATACAAAAATAAAAGAACTAAAATATGATTATCTTGTTATAGCTACTGGTGGAATTCCAGCAGTCCCTCCAATACCTGGTGTTAATCTAGAAGGTGTTTTTACAGTTAGAACTCTTGAAGATGGAATTAAAATAAAAAAATGGGCAGAAAATTGTGAACATGCGACAGTAATTGGCGCTGGTCTTATAGGAATAGAGATGGCATATGGATTAAAACATTTAATACCGGAAGTTGATATTATAGAAATGGCTTCACAAGTTGTTCCAAGATCTTTAGATCCTGAAATGGCAAAAATAATTCAAAAATATTTGGAGAAATTAGGAGTAAATGTATTAGTTGGTAAAACCGTAAAAAAAATAATAGGTGAAAAAAGAGTAAACGCTGTAAAATTAAATAATAAAAAAATTAATACCGATATGGTATTATTGGCAACAGGTGTTAAACCTAATATATCTTTAGCAAAAAAAGCAGGGATTAAAATAGGAAAATGGGGAATAAAAGTAAATGAGAAAATGCAGACTTCTGTGAGAAATATTTATGCGGTTGGAGATTGTGTTGAGGTAAAAGATTTCATAACAGGTGAAAATACATTATCTCCATTGGGATCAACTGCAGTTAGACAAGCAAAAGTAGCTGCCAAAAATATCATAGGTAAGAAGTGTAGATTTCGTCCAGTATTGAATGCTATGGTATCACGTATAGGTAATCTAGAATTTGGATCAGTTGGAATGACAGAGATTAATGCTAAATATCATAATATAGAGGCAGTATGTGGTATGAGTAAAGCTCTTACAAGGGCTAGATATTATCCAGGAGCTGAAAGGATTTATGTAAAAATTGTATGTAATAAGGATGGAAAGATAATTGGATGCCAAGTAATTGCAAAAGAGGGAGTTTCAGAAAGAATAGATGCAATGTCAATTGCAATTTCACAACATTTGAAATGTAGCGATTTATGTGAAATGGAATTTTCTTATGCACCACCATTGTCAACTGTGGTTGATCCTTTTGTACCTGCTTGTGAAGAAATAGTTGAAAAGCTTCAGAATGGCTGA
- a CDS encoding peptidase M50 (COGs: COG0750 membrane-associated Zn-dependent protease 1~InterPro IPR001478: IPR001193: IPR008915~KEGG: mth:MTH1368 hypothetical protein~PFAM: peptidase M50~SMART: PDZ/DHR/GLGF domain protein~SPTR: O27421 Conserved protein~PFAM: Peptidase family M50), which produces MDALHFYLIFFLIVWTFGIIFRDKLKIEIHGLLMMRKTKRMREFIDRIAKRHKKFWKWYMNVGIVVAFITMVVTTVFLFYSLKTVFKKPAVSVVVPGVDMPGSQIYVPLGYGIIALVTVLVVHELAHGILARVEGVRIKSIGVMLLAILPGAFVEPDENDMKKAKRISKLRIYAAGSVANITLALICLAIAFLIGNFIIPAALHPDGMKITDVVPGSPASKVLKSGMVIHAINDHPTNNFSSYFAVVSKLKPGEKIKIQTDKGTYTLVTAHKPEDPKRGYMGIRSMENYVPKKGLESYAPLFSFLLEFSILLSWIQILNLGIGSFNLLPIKPLDGGLMFEELLKHLNISKDVAKSITNCIGIILVLIVLINITFSIGKGIIF; this is translated from the coding sequence ATGGATGCTTTGCATTTTTATCTGATATTTTTTCTCATTGTTTGGACATTTGGAATAATCTTTAGGGACAAATTGAAAATTGAAATTCATGGATTATTAATGATGAGAAAAACAAAAAGAATGAGAGAATTTATAGATAGAATCGCTAAAAGACATAAAAAATTCTGGAAATGGTATATGAATGTTGGAATTGTGGTTGCATTTATTACCATGGTTGTGACAACAGTATTTCTTTTTTATTCATTAAAAACAGTATTTAAAAAACCTGCAGTTTCAGTTGTCGTGCCTGGCGTTGACATGCCCGGATCACAGATATATGTGCCTTTAGGGTATGGAATAATAGCATTAGTAACTGTTTTAGTAGTGCATGAGTTAGCACATGGAATATTAGCCAGAGTAGAAGGAGTTAGAATAAAATCTATTGGAGTAATGCTTTTAGCCATACTTCCTGGAGCATTTGTAGAGCCTGATGAAAATGACATGAAAAAAGCTAAAAGAATATCTAAACTTAGGATATATGCTGCAGGGTCGGTTGCAAACATCACTTTAGCATTAATATGTTTAGCAATTGCCTTCTTAATTGGAAATTTTATAATTCCTGCAGCACTTCATCCAGATGGAATGAAAATTACAGATGTTGTACCTGGATCCCCTGCATCGAAGGTTTTAAAAAGTGGGATGGTTATACATGCTATCAATGATCACCCCACAAATAATTTTTCAAGCTATTTTGCAGTAGTAAGTAAATTAAAACCAGGTGAAAAAATAAAAATTCAGACTGATAAAGGAACATATACTTTAGTCACGGCTCATAAACCGGAAGATCCAAAAAGAGGATATATGGGTATAAGAAGTATGGAAAATTATGTACCTAAAAAAGGACTTGAAAGTTATGCACCATTATTTTCATTTTTATTAGAGTTTAGTATATTACTTTCTTGGATACAAATTTTAAATTTAGGGATAGGATCTTTTAACTTACTACCTATAAAGCCTTTAGATGGTGGATTGATGTTTGAAGAATTGTTAAAACATTTAAATATTTCAAAAGATGTTGCAAAATCTATAACAAATTGCATTGGCATAATATTGGTTTTAATAGTCCTTATAAATATTACATTCAGTATTGGAAAAGGTATCATTTTTTAG
- a CDS encoding molybdenum cofactor synthesis domain protein (COGs: COG0303 Molybdopterin biosynthesis enzyme~InterPro IPR020817: IPR005110: IPR001453: IPR005111~KEGG: mth:MTH1369 molybdenum cofactor biosynthesis MoeA~PFAM: MoeA domain protein domain I and II; molybdopterin binding domain; MoeA domain protein domain IV~SPTR: O27422 Molybdenum cofactor biosynthesis MoeA~TIGRFAM: molybdenum cofactor synthesis domain protein~PFAM: Probable molybdopterin binding domain; MoeA N-terminal region (domain I and II); MoeA C-terminal region (domain IV)~TIGRFAM: molybdenum cofactor synthesis domain), whose amino-acid sequence MFFTKLFSINEVYKILEKEQKILDLEVVRLENAYKRICAKDIVSKLDSPPFDRAAMDGYAVKAEDTFQASEDNPVELKVIDRISAGSASNKKINSGEAIKVNTGAPLPPGANAVIMEEYVLEKNDDKILITKRVTPLENVSLKGEDIKRGDKVIKKGQILRSQELGALASAGYSKIEVYKRPKVNIIVTGDELVEPKESLKLGEIINSNKYIMLGMVKSTNAIPNVKHCNDNPTQLKEMLLEAKEKYDLIITTGGTAVSESDIVVDTVDEIGKVFFHGTAIQPGKAMAFGKIDGTPIFMLSGYPVAAMVQFDIFVRPYLLRMQGIDFEHQIVKRITKKKIISSLGRTTFVRGIADDKYVTPILSKGSGIIRSMVKANCYIVVDENVEGIYKGEECDVILFNSFTLGV is encoded by the coding sequence TTGTTTTTTACAAAACTTTTTTCAATTAATGAAGTATATAAAATACTAGAAAAAGAACAAAAAATATTAGATTTGGAGGTTGTAAGATTAGAAAATGCATATAAGAGAATTTGTGCTAAAGACATTGTCTCAAAACTAGATTCACCACCTTTTGATAGAGCTGCAATGGATGGTTATGCAGTTAAAGCTGAAGATACTTTTCAAGCTTCTGAAGATAATCCTGTAGAATTGAAAGTTATAGATAGAATATCTGCAGGAAGTGCATCAAATAAAAAAATAAATTCTGGAGAAGCAATTAAAGTTAATACTGGTGCACCACTACCTCCTGGTGCAAATGCAGTGATAATGGAAGAATATGTTTTAGAAAAAAATGATGATAAAATTCTCATCACAAAAAGAGTAACACCCTTAGAAAATGTGTCTTTGAAAGGAGAAGATATAAAACGTGGTGATAAAGTTATAAAAAAAGGGCAAATATTGAGATCTCAAGAACTTGGAGCATTAGCATCTGCTGGTTATTCTAAAATTGAGGTATATAAAAGACCCAAAGTAAATATAATAGTAACTGGGGATGAATTAGTAGAACCCAAAGAGAGTTTAAAACTTGGAGAAATAATTAATTCCAACAAGTATATTATGTTAGGAATGGTAAAAAGTACTAATGCAATTCCAAATGTTAAACACTGTAATGACAACCCTACCCAGCTTAAAGAAATGCTTTTAGAAGCTAAAGAAAAATATGACTTAATAATAACTACTGGTGGAACCGCAGTGAGTGAAAGTGACATTGTTGTAGACACTGTAGATGAGATTGGTAAAGTATTTTTCCATGGCACTGCAATACAACCAGGAAAAGCCATGGCATTTGGAAAAATTGATGGTACACCTATTTTCATGCTTTCAGGATATCCAGTGGCTGCAATGGTACAATTTGATATTTTTGTAAGACCTTACCTCCTTAGGATGCAAGGCATAGATTTTGAACATCAAATAGTTAAAAGAATAACAAAGAAGAAGATAATATCAAGCCTGGGAAGAACAACTTTTGTTAGAGGCATTGCAGATGACAAATATGTTACACCAATTTTAAGTAAAGGCTCTGGTATAATAAGATCTATGGTGAAAGCAAACTGTTATATAGTAGTGGATGAAAATGTTGAAGGTATATATAAAGGTGAAGAATGTGATGTAATATTATTTAATTCATTTACATTAGGGGTGTAA